The following proteins are encoded in a genomic region of Paralichthys olivaceus isolate ysfri-2021 chromosome 23, ASM2471397v2, whole genome shotgun sequence:
- the wnt7ba gene encoding protein Wnt-7b produces MLIISSRSALLSVYYPQIFLILTSGSYLALSSVVALGANIICNKIPGLAPRQRALCQTRPDAIIIIGEGAQLGINECQYQFRYGRWNCSALGERTVFGQELRVGSREAAFTYAITAAGVAHAVTAACSQGNLSQCGCDREKQGYHDQEEGWKWGGCSADVKYGVEFSRRFVDAREIKKNARRLMNLHNNEAGRKILEERMKLECKCHGVSGSCTTKTCWITLPKFREIGYLLKERYSEAVQVEPVRASRLRQPSFLRLKEARGYQKPTDTDLVYLERSPNYCEEDTATGSTGTRGRLCNGTSTHTDSCNVMCCGRGYNTHHYTRVWQCNCKFHWCCFVKCNTCSEKSEVFTCK; encoded by the exons ATGCTCATCATCTCCTCTCGCAGTGCGCTGCTGTCCGTCTACTACCCACAGATCTTCCTCATCCTGACCAGCGGTAGCTACCT ggCACTGTCCTCTGTGGTAGCCCTGGGTGCAAATATCATCTGCAACAAGATACCGGGTTTGGCCCCCCGTCAGAGGGCCCTCTGTCAGACTCGGCCTGacgccatcatcatcattggcGAGGGTGCCCAACTGGGAATCAATGAGTGCCAGTACCAATTCCGCTACGGCCGGTGGAACTGCTCAGCCCTGGGCGAAAGGACCGTCTTTGGACAAGAGCTGAGAGTAG GCAGCAGGGAGGCAGCGTTCACATACGCCATCACCGCAGCCGGAGTGGCCCATGCTGTGACGGCAGCCTGTAGCCAAGGCAACCTGAGCCAGTGTGGCTGTGACCGCGAGAAGCAGGGCTACCACGACCAAGAGGAGGGCTGGAAGTGGGGAGGCTGCTCGGCCGACGTTAAGTACGGCGTGGAGTTCTCGCGGCGCTTTGTTGATGCTCGAGAGATCAAGAAAAACGCCCGGCGGCTAATGAACCTGCACAACAATGAGGCAGGACGAAAG AtcctggaggagaggatgaagctCGAGTGCAAGTGTCATGGCGTTTCCGGTTCTTGCACCACTAAGACCTGCTGGATCACCCTACCAAAGTTCAGAGAGATTGGCTACCTGCTGAAGGAGCGCTACAGCGAAGCGGTTCAAGTGGAGCCTGTGCGGGCCTCGCGGCTCCGCCAGCCGTCCTTCCTGCGTCTCAAAGAGGCCCGGGGCTACCAGAAGCCCACAGACACGGACCTGGTCTACCTGGAGCGCTCGCCCAACTACTGCGAGGAGGACACGGCGACAGGGAGCACAGGGACAAGGGGCAGGCTGTGCAACGGCACCTCGACCCACACAGACAGCTGCAATGTGATGTGCTGCGGCCGGGGCTACAACACACACCACTACACACGTGTGTGGCAGTGCAATTGCAAGTTCCATTGGTGCTGCTTCGTCAAGTGCAACACCTGCAGTGAGAAATCGGAGGTTTTCACCTGCAAGTAG